From the genome of Chanos chanos chromosome 5, fChaCha1.1, whole genome shotgun sequence, one region includes:
- the LOC115812152 gene encoding tripartite motif-containing protein 16 has protein sequence METGELPSSTHSLTGTGGVQCDACTGRKRKAEQSCLQCVASYCEAHLQLHNTLHAAKRHKLIEATEKLQEKICPDHGKFLDVYCGTDGQNICHLCITDKQRGHDVVTADSDRNERQNEVGIMQRNIQMRLEAREKEVEELRLAVGSFKTSAHKTMEESETLFTKLIQSLKRRRAKVTEMIRSREEAAVRQAEGLIKELEQEISELRKRAFDLEQLRVLSGSGEAAHFLQSFSSIDVLPAQREAPVFVVHPYCSFELTSEAVSELRKKLKITYQWCFITISERVRHTGIVSLPTPRTRAEFLQCKFHLTVNPNTIHNLLRLSKEDRQVTHAKEHESYPDHPERFERRAQMLCKEGLRGPPCYCEVEFGGGSWISIAVCYKGMNRKGKRAPLFGRSHDSWCLRCYRGLYHVSFWHNNKETNVSMPSRYPRIGVYLDHRAGILMFISVSDTVKVIHKVQTKFTEPLYLGFGFAGIGSHVQLCN, from the exons ATGGAAACAGGAGAATTACCATCCTCCACTCACAGTTTAACTGGGACCGGAGGGGTCCAGTGTGATGCATGTACTGGAAGGAAGCGTAAAGCAGAGCAATCCTGTCTGCAGTGTGTAGCCTCATACTGTGAGGCTCATCTCCAACTGCACAATACACTGCATGCCGcaaagagacacaaactgaTTGAGGCAACAGAAAAACTGCAGGAGAAAATCTGTCCTGACCACGGTAAATTTCTGGATGTTTACTGCGGGACCGATGGCCAAAATATCTGTCACTTATGtatcacagataaacagagaggcCATGATGTGGTGACTGCGGATTCTGACAGGAATGAAAGACAG aatgagGTTGGGATTATGCAGAGGAATATTCAAATGAGACTTGaagcgagagagaaggaggtggaggagttGAGACTGGCGGTAGGATCGTTCAAG ACATCAGCCCATAAAACAATGGAAGAGAGTGAAACCCTTTTTACTAAACTGATCCAGtctctgaagaggaggagagccAAAGTGACAGAGATGATCAGAAGTCGGGAGGAGGCTGCGGTGAGGCAAGCGGAGGGACTCATAAAAGAACTGGAGCAGGAAATCAGCGAACTGAGGAAGAGGGCCTTTGATCTCGAACAGCTGAGAGTGCTGTCTGGTTCTGGTGAGGCTGCCCATTTTCTCCAG AGTTTTTCATCTATTGATGTTCTTCCTGCTCAAAGGGAGGCCCCTGTCTTTGTTGTCCACCCATACTGTTCATTTGAGCTAACCAGTGAAGCTGTCTCTGAACTCAGAAAGAAGCTGAAGATAACCTATCAGTGGTGTTTCATCACAATCAGTGAAAGAG TGAGACATACAGGCATTGTGTCATTACCCACACCAAGGACACGAGCAGAGTTCTTACAATGTAAGTTTCAT CTCACGGTGAACCCTAACACGATCCATAACCTTCTCCGCCTGTCTAAGGAGGACAGGCAGGTGACCCACGCTAAGGAACATGAATCTTATCCTGATCACCCAGAGAGGTTTGAGAGAAGGGCACAGATGCTGTGTAAGGAGGGTCTGAGAGGGCCACCGTGTTACTGCGAAGTGGAGTTTGGTGGAGGATCCTGGATCTCTATCGCCGTCTGTTACAAAGGCATGAACAGGAAAGGAAAACGGGCTCCGCTTTTTGGACGGAGTCATGATTCGTGGTGCTTGCGTTGTTACCGTGGCCTTTACCACGTCTCTTTCTGGCAtaacaataaagaaacaaatgttTCAATGCCCTCACGATATCCCAGAATAGGGGTGTACTTGGATCACAGGGCTGGAATTCTGATGTTCATAAGTGTCTCTGATACTGTAAAGGTCATCCACAAAGTACAGACCAAATTCACTGAACCACTCTACCTTGGCTTTGGATTTGCTGGGATAGGATCACACGTACAGCTCTGTAATTAA